The proteins below are encoded in one region of Casimicrobium huifangae:
- a CDS encoding type II toxin-antitoxin system CcdA family antitoxin: protein MRAAANSSAATPRKRAVNLTLNEALVAQAKTFTGNLSATMEALLADYVAQQQQARLSRQQTADACVEYWNQVHAAEGSFADEHSTL from the coding sequence ATGCGCGCAGCCGCCAACAGTTCAGCAGCAACGCCCAGAAAACGTGCCGTCAACCTGACGCTGAACGAAGCGCTGGTGGCGCAGGCAAAAACATTCACCGGCAATCTATCGGCCACGATGGAAGCGCTGCTTGCCGACTATGTGGCGCAGCAGCAGCAGGCTCGCCTGTCCCGCCAGCAGACGGCCGACGCCTGCGTTGAATACTGGAATCAGGTGCACGCTGCTGAAGGCTCGTTTGCCGACGAACACTCCACGCTGTAG
- a CDS encoding CcdB family protein, with protein sequence MAQFDVHRNKGALQASTPFVVIVQSTLYDGYRRRVVVPLRRRTALPKQPAIAGSRLNPVFRIEKIDVMLHPLDMVSVAVEQLGERVGSLAEHGQAITDALDELLARSWG encoded by the coding sequence ATGGCACAGTTCGATGTACACCGCAATAAGGGCGCGCTGCAGGCGTCGACTCCATTCGTCGTCATCGTCCAGTCCACGCTGTACGACGGGTACCGGCGCCGCGTGGTGGTGCCGCTGCGGCGGCGCACGGCGTTGCCAAAGCAGCCCGCGATTGCCGGCTCGCGCTTGAACCCGGTGTTTCGTATTGAAAAGATCGACGTCATGCTGCACCCGCTCGACATGGTGTCCGTCGCCGTCGAGCAACTGGGCGAACGCGTCGGCTCGCTAGCCGAACACGGGCAGGCGATCACCGATGCGCTGGATGAGCTGCTCGCCCGGTCTTGGGGATGA
- a CDS encoding tRNA-uridine aminocarboxypropyltransferase: protein MDVAPDRLNHSAPRRAICSRCQRPLRTCLCALVQPTAHRTDVLVLQHPHEAREAKNSVALLRLSLASCTVAVGERFAPDALHALLHPPGMAVRLLYPDVPAAPAPAITSAHALDPHTPLRLVVIDATWRKSLRMLLEHPALAVLPRLTLSNPAPTRYRAIRAARHANQLSTLEATVHALATIEGDGFDGGPLLAAFGRFVDCLADRSAMRAVACGMATDANEASWASSEAARP, encoded by the coding sequence GTGGATGTCGCGCCTGATCGGCTGAACCACAGCGCCCCACGTCGCGCCATATGCAGCCGCTGCCAGCGCCCGCTGCGCACCTGCCTGTGCGCGCTCGTGCAGCCCACGGCGCACCGCACCGACGTGCTCGTACTGCAGCACCCGCACGAAGCGCGCGAGGCCAAGAACAGCGTGGCGCTGCTGCGCCTTTCGCTGGCGAGCTGCACGGTGGCGGTGGGCGAACGCTTTGCGCCTGATGCCCTGCACGCCCTGCTGCACCCGCCGGGCATGGCTGTGCGGCTGCTTTACCCCGACGTGCCCGCCGCGCCCGCGCCAGCCATCACATCCGCGCACGCGCTGGACCCACATACGCCGCTGCGGCTGGTGGTGATCGACGCTACCTGGCGAAAAAGCTTGCGCATGCTGCTGGAGCACCCCGCACTCGCCGTGTTGCCGCGACTCACGCTCAGCAACCCTGCGCCCACCCGCTACCGCGCCATTCGCGCTGCGCGCCACGCCAATCAGTTATCCACGCTGGAGGCCACGGTGCACGCCCTGGCGACGATTGAAGGCGATGGGTTTGATGGCGGGCCTTTGTTGGCGGCGTTTGGGAGGTTTGTGGATTGCCTGGCGGACCGGAGTGCGATGCGCGCTGTTGCGTGCGGCATGGCAACCGACGCGAACGAAGCCTCGTGGGCATCAAGTGAGGCAGCGCGACCTTGA
- a CDS encoding metallophosphoesterase, which yields MPKILIVHLTDMHLDVGDNGVSKRSEQIAAAMQTHFPAASMILLALTGDITQSGQADQFLVAERFVSDLVASIRDRSGMDAVVLAVPGNHDANFGDTTVPVRTALLKQLQTDGVEKIDPEVLGHCVRVFENFEAFRGRVETLHAERRSAVWRTALVNHGEVCVEVHCVNNAWSCEKSTPMGFLGFPTSLHGECSKSSGAMRVLLMHHPAHWLATRQYRDFRKLTRACAEICFSGHEHTHAAGANTDQETGHTIYIEGPVLQEHKDYASSAFGIATIDIAARYVETVSYEWDGSAYIAKRQPFLQSLPAITPATQLTPQWADFLSDLGANLAHGAKEKIELADLYVYPELERDDASTDQPALGSLTFSARELAHTTECVLVKGPQGSGKTAMLKQLYSDLLSQQKVPVYINGIRLKNSSAKEIEKLIQTCIHEQYAGADALQAEQSHPKNRVLLVDNLDRYSFPARYLSQVLAHFNLQFSRVVATVDSSFDLQEIFLGEDQPALQGFEQMRLPETGFSQRYELVTKWFELSQSSPLLDQQIEMADRVISRVLGRGLVPSHPIYVLILLQGIEAGRVGELENSALGHYYEYMILEALNPKIRPEHLHEILNYCAQFAWFLRSRRKERVSDSEMRDFHRSFETLFDLEINFAERRLTLIEANLFLEVNEELGFRYPYTYFFFLGRYVSRYLGNQEVQAFVAACCKNLHVRENANAMLFLVHHSSDRIVLDSLKSAVDKQFANIPPLELQADARMLDELVEAAPVLVLNDSQRRRERTAAMLQEHRINQHLDGAGNEISTTDGDSEAQVRALETLAAINGLFKGVEILGAALKANFGAIEADTKAQMIDSLFRGGLRGLRFFLEVFSQVPPSVLTELGALLDASDSETPEDREHTIKVRLFHIVSRFSFYFIQRIGSSATSKSMLPAISRYVKEHDTVANQLVAMAGRLETPGRIPFKELQALNERVSRTIFAQSVLRLVVISRIYMYKTDEAEKQQVCQELGIRVATQHAIDYKTRNLKKLAAGD from the coding sequence ATGCCGAAAATATTGATCGTGCACCTAACCGACATGCATTTGGATGTAGGTGACAACGGAGTGAGTAAACGCTCAGAGCAAATCGCGGCTGCGATGCAAACTCACTTTCCGGCAGCTTCGATGATTCTGCTGGCATTAACCGGCGACATCACACAGTCAGGGCAAGCTGACCAATTTCTCGTTGCCGAGCGCTTTGTGAGCGATCTAGTTGCTTCAATACGGGATCGGAGCGGCATGGACGCTGTCGTGCTCGCAGTGCCAGGCAACCATGATGCCAACTTCGGCGATACAACAGTGCCGGTGAGAACGGCTCTGCTGAAGCAATTGCAAACAGACGGTGTCGAGAAGATCGATCCAGAAGTACTAGGTCATTGCGTGCGTGTGTTCGAAAACTTTGAAGCTTTTCGAGGTCGCGTCGAGACTCTGCACGCAGAACGCCGATCCGCAGTCTGGCGTACAGCGCTGGTTAACCACGGTGAAGTTTGTGTTGAGGTCCATTGCGTGAACAACGCTTGGAGCTGCGAGAAGTCCACTCCGATGGGCTTTCTTGGATTCCCGACTAGTCTGCACGGCGAGTGCTCCAAATCGAGCGGTGCAATGAGAGTGCTGCTAATGCACCATCCGGCACATTGGTTGGCAACTCGCCAGTATCGCGACTTCAGAAAATTGACACGGGCGTGCGCCGAGATTTGCTTCAGTGGCCACGAACACACCCACGCCGCTGGCGCCAACACCGATCAGGAGACCGGGCACACAATTTATATCGAAGGGCCAGTGTTGCAGGAGCATAAGGACTACGCGTCGTCAGCCTTCGGGATCGCAACTATCGACATTGCCGCGCGCTACGTTGAAACGGTGTCGTATGAATGGGACGGGAGCGCCTACATTGCAAAGCGGCAACCGTTTTTGCAGTCACTTCCGGCCATTACGCCGGCTACACAACTTACCCCGCAGTGGGCCGATTTTCTCTCCGATTTGGGGGCAAACTTGGCTCACGGTGCGAAGGAGAAGATAGAACTCGCCGATTTGTATGTATACCCAGAATTGGAAAGAGACGATGCGTCCACGGACCAACCGGCTTTGGGCTCTCTTACGTTTTCCGCGAGAGAGCTCGCCCACACTACTGAATGCGTTTTGGTAAAGGGACCGCAAGGCAGCGGTAAGACAGCAATGCTGAAGCAGCTGTATTCCGATCTTCTATCCCAGCAGAAGGTACCTGTCTACATAAACGGCATTCGGCTAAAGAATTCCAGCGCTAAAGAAATTGAAAAGCTAATACAGACCTGCATACACGAACAATACGCGGGCGCGGATGCGCTTCAGGCAGAACAGTCGCACCCCAAAAATAGGGTTTTATTGGTTGACAATCTGGATCGATACTCATTTCCGGCGCGGTATCTGTCCCAAGTGTTGGCGCACTTCAATCTGCAGTTTAGCCGTGTCGTTGCAACGGTCGATTCTTCATTTGATTTGCAAGAAATATTTCTTGGAGAAGATCAACCGGCGCTTCAGGGCTTTGAGCAGATGCGTCTACCTGAAACCGGATTCAGTCAGCGGTACGAGCTGGTGACAAAGTGGTTTGAACTGTCGCAGAGTTCCCCGCTGCTCGACCAGCAAATAGAGATGGCCGATAGGGTTATCAGCCGAGTATTGGGACGCGGCCTCGTCCCATCGCACCCAATTTATGTGCTCATCTTGCTACAAGGCATTGAGGCCGGGAGAGTTGGCGAGCTTGAGAACAGCGCTTTGGGGCACTACTACGAGTACATGATTCTCGAAGCACTGAATCCCAAAATACGACCTGAACACTTGCATGAGATTCTCAACTACTGCGCGCAGTTCGCTTGGTTTCTTCGGTCAAGACGTAAGGAACGCGTCTCCGATAGTGAGATGCGAGACTTTCATCGATCCTTTGAGACATTGTTCGACCTCGAAATCAACTTTGCCGAACGTCGTCTAACGCTTATTGAGGCCAACTTGTTTTTGGAGGTAAACGAGGAACTAGGGTTCCGGTATCCCTACACCTACTTCTTCTTCTTAGGCCGCTACGTCTCTAGATACTTGGGCAATCAAGAGGTGCAAGCATTTGTTGCTGCATGTTGCAAAAACCTCCACGTTCGCGAAAACGCTAACGCGATGCTATTTTTGGTACATCACAGTAGCGACAGGATTGTTCTCGACTCGCTAAAGTCAGCTGTCGACAAACAGTTCGCCAATATTCCACCGTTGGAACTGCAAGCCGACGCTAGGATGCTGGATGAATTGGTGGAGGCGGCGCCGGTTCTGGTGTTGAACGATTCGCAACGTCGAAGAGAGCGAACAGCTGCGATGCTTCAAGAGCACCGCATCAATCAGCATCTCGACGGCGCAGGCAACGAAATCTCGACTACAGACGGCGATAGTGAAGCTCAGGTTCGCGCGCTCGAGACATTGGCTGCGATAAACGGTTTGTTCAAAGGTGTCGAAATTCTTGGGGCGGCATTGAAGGCAAATTTTGGAGCCATTGAGGCCGATACCAAAGCACAGATGATTGACAGCCTATTTCGCGGCGGACTGCGTGGCTTGCGATTCTTTCTCGAGGTCTTTTCCCAAGTGCCACCGAGCGTTCTTACTGAGCTCGGAGCCTTACTGGATGCTAGTGACAGCGAAACACCGGAAGATCGCGAACACACAATTAAAGTGCGGCTCTTCCACATAGTCAGTCGCTTTTCGTTCTATTTCATCCAACGGATAGGTTCAAGCGCTACTTCGAAGAGCATGTTGCCTGCAATTTCGAGATACGTGAAAGAACATGACACCGTTGCTAACCAGCTAGTCGCGATGGCTGGGCGGCTCGAAACGCCTGGACGTATTCCTTTCAAAGAGCTTCAGGCGCTGAACGAGCGTGTTTCCAGAACAATATTTGCGCAGAGCGTGCTCCGGTTGGTGGTCATAAGTCGCATCTACATGTACAAGACCGACGAGGCAGAAAAGCAGCAGGTATGTCAGGAGCTTGGCATTCGCGTGGCGACACAACACGCGATCGACTACAAGACGAGGAACTTGAAGAAGCTTGCGGCTGGCGATTGA
- a CDS encoding LysR substrate-binding domain-containing protein — protein sequence MDAGYGWRFVVDGKDHLVPIRPRLVVNSAEAAVDAASTGFGLASVLSYQAEAALRRGDLSLILREYEAPPLPVNFLYLGQGRLPLKVRAWLDFAGPRLRERIAAVDEALNRR from the coding sequence ATGGACGCGGGCTATGGGTGGCGCTTTGTGGTGGACGGCAAGGACCACCTGGTGCCGATTCGCCCGCGGCTGGTGGTCAACAGCGCAGAAGCCGCGGTAGACGCAGCGTCAACGGGCTTCGGCTTGGCCAGCGTGTTGTCATACCAGGCGGAAGCCGCGCTGCGGCGCGGTGACCTCAGCCTGATCTTGCGGGAATATGAAGCACCACCACTGCCCGTGAATTTTTTGTACCTGGGCCAGGGCAGGCTGCCCTTGAAAGTGCGAGCGTGGCTGGATTTTGCAGGGCCGCGCTTGCGGGAACGAATTGCGGCGGTGGATGAGGCTTTGAATCGCCGGTAG
- a CDS encoding type II toxin-antitoxin system VapC family toxin, whose translation MLLVDSNVLIDVLEDDSEWAAWSLAQLRAQSQIHVLAINSIIYAEISCAFARIEELERVVAQLQLQVLDLPRPALFLAGKAFIQYKRAKGTRQSVLPDLFIGAHAAVIQSPILTRDAARYRTYFPTVELIAPNSG comes from the coding sequence ATGCTGCTGGTGGATAGCAACGTCCTGATCGACGTGCTCGAAGACGATAGCGAATGGGCAGCATGGTCCTTGGCACAGCTACGCGCGCAGTCACAAATCCACGTGCTGGCGATCAATTCAATCATCTACGCCGAAATCTCCTGCGCATTCGCCCGCATTGAAGAGCTTGAACGCGTGGTCGCCCAACTGCAACTGCAAGTGCTCGATTTGCCGCGCCCGGCGCTGTTCCTCGCGGGCAAAGCCTTCATTCAATACAAGCGCGCCAAAGGCACACGACAAAGCGTGCTGCCCGACCTTTTCATCGGCGCTCACGCCGCCGTTATCCAGTCGCCAATCCTCACGCGCGACGCGGCGCGCTACAGGACTTACTTTCCGACGGTGGAACTGATCGCGCCGAATTCGGGTTAG
- a CDS encoding AbrB/MazE/SpoVT family DNA-binding domain-containing protein, translating into MSTNLTSKGQVTIPKHIRDALNLAPGSAVDFAVNTSGQVVLNAATAQNKKKAVDRFEAARGKATVKWGTDELMKLLRSET; encoded by the coding sequence ATGAGCACCAATCTCACCAGCAAAGGTCAGGTCACTATCCCGAAGCACATTCGCGATGCGCTGAACCTGGCGCCGGGCAGCGCGGTGGACTTTGCCGTCAACACTTCGGGGCAGGTCGTGTTGAATGCGGCGACCGCACAGAACAAGAAGAAAGCTGTGGACCGATTCGAGGCCGCGCGCGGCAAAGCCACCGTCAAGTGGGGCACTGACGAATTGATGAAGCTGCTGCGCAGCGAAACCTGA
- the glmS gene encoding glutamine--fructose-6-phosphate transaminase (isomerizing), with protein sequence MCGIVGAVASRNITPILVEGLKRLEYRGYDSCGVAVHADGALKRARSVSRVAELAREVADTKLEGFTGIAHTRWATHGAPAVVNAHPHFSRNRIALVHNGIIENHDTLRGELRARGYDFESQTDTEVIAHLIDHLYDGDLFAAVQAAAKRLQGAYAIAVFCHDEPHRVVGARAGSPLIVGVGEGENFLASDAMALAGVTDQIIYLEEGDVVDLQLGRVWISNADGRDITAQRPVRTVHAHSGAVELGPYRHYMQKEIFEQPRAIGDTLQGVEGIVPDLFGDNAASVLSGVDSVLILACGTSYYSGLTAKYWLESIAKIPCNVEVASEYRYRDSVPNPRALVVTISQSGETADTMAALKHAKSLGHAHTLTICNVSTSAMVRECALAYITRAGVEIGVASTKAFTTQLAALFLLTLVLAKQRGHLDAEQEAAHLKALRHLPVALGSVLALEPQIIAWAEEFARKENALFLGRGLHYPIALEGALKLKEISYIHAEAYPAGELKHGPLALVTEAMPVVVVAPNDTLIEKLKSNLQEVRARGGELFVFADADSHISSSEGVHVIRLPEHYGVLSPILHVVPLQLLAYHTATARGTDVDKPRNLAKSVTVE encoded by the coding sequence AACATCACCCCGATCCTGGTTGAAGGCCTGAAGCGGCTGGAATATCGCGGCTATGACTCCTGCGGCGTGGCCGTACATGCCGACGGCGCGCTCAAGCGGGCGCGCAGCGTCAGCCGCGTGGCCGAGCTGGCCCGCGAGGTGGCCGATACGAAGCTCGAAGGCTTCACCGGCATCGCGCACACGCGCTGGGCCACGCACGGCGCGCCGGCGGTGGTCAACGCGCACCCGCACTTCAGCCGCAACCGCATCGCGCTCGTCCACAACGGCATCATCGAAAACCACGACACGCTGCGCGGCGAGCTGCGCGCCCGCGGCTACGACTTTGAAAGCCAGACCGACACCGAAGTCATCGCCCACCTGATTGACCACCTCTACGACGGCGACCTGTTCGCCGCCGTACAGGCTGCGGCGAAGCGCTTGCAGGGCGCCTATGCCATCGCTGTGTTCTGCCATGACGAGCCGCACCGCGTGGTCGGCGCGCGTGCGGGGTCGCCACTGATCGTGGGCGTCGGCGAGGGCGAGAACTTCCTCGCCAGCGACGCGATGGCGCTGGCCGGCGTAACCGACCAGATCATCTACCTCGAAGAAGGCGACGTGGTGGACCTGCAGCTCGGTCGCGTGTGGATCAGCAACGCTGACGGCCGCGACATCACGGCGCAGCGCCCGGTGCGCACGGTGCACGCGCATTCCGGCGCCGTGGAACTGGGGCCGTATCGGCACTACATGCAGAAGGAAATCTTCGAGCAGCCGCGCGCCATTGGCGACACGCTGCAGGGCGTGGAAGGCATCGTGCCCGACCTGTTTGGCGACAACGCGGCTAGTGTGCTCAGCGGCGTGGACAGCGTGCTGATTCTCGCCTGCGGCACCAGCTACTACAGCGGTCTCACCGCGAAATACTGGCTGGAAAGCATTGCGAAGATCCCCTGCAATGTGGAAGTGGCAAGCGAATACCGCTACCGCGACAGCGTGCCCAACCCGCGCGCGCTAGTGGTCACCATCTCGCAATCGGGCGAAACGGCGGACACCATGGCCGCGCTGAAACACGCGAAATCACTGGGCCACGCGCACACGCTCACCATCTGCAACGTCAGCACCTCCGCGATGGTGCGCGAATGCGCGCTGGCGTACATCACGCGGGCGGGCGTGGAGATCGGCGTCGCATCCACCAAGGCCTTCACCACGCAACTGGCGGCGCTCTTTCTGCTGACGCTGGTGCTCGCCAAACAGCGCGGCCACCTCGATGCTGAGCAGGAAGCCGCACATCTGAAAGCGCTGCGCCACCTGCCCGTCGCGCTCGGCAGCGTTCTGGCGCTGGAGCCGCAGATCATCGCCTGGGCCGAAGAATTTGCCCGCAAGGAGAACGCCCTCTTCCTCGGCCGCGGCCTGCATTACCCCATCGCACTCGAAGGCGCGTTGAAGCTCAAGGAGATCAGCTACATCCACGCCGAGGCTTACCCCGCAGGCGAGCTGAAGCACGGCCCGCTGGCGCTGGTCACCGAGGCGATGCCAGTGGTCGTCGTTGCGCCGAACGACACGCTCATCGAAAAGCTCAAGAGCAACCTGCAGGAAGTGCGCGCCCGCGGCGGCGAACTGTTTGTGTTCGCCGATGCCGACTCGCACATCAGCAGCAGCGAGGGCGTCCACGTCATCCGCCTGCCCGAGCACTACGGCGTGCTCTCGCCCATCCTGCACGTGGTGCCGCTGCAACTGCTGGCGTATCACACCGCGACCGCGCGGGGGACCGATGTCGACAAGCCGCGGAATTTGGCGAAGAGTGTGACGGTGGAGTAG